In Sphingomonas sp. R1, a single genomic region encodes these proteins:
- a CDS encoding tape measure protein, whose amino-acid sequence MSDATAQIRIDIVANGAETGANRVNRALDSIGGKTRSIGAANDNLKGTFDRLGSSMNSAAGHGGALGKVFEEIGSKSAGAIPGVGNLLNTLSRMGPQAAIIGGIALAIGAIGVAAIDAASQTQQWMAQLETATKSTTKAQESYAALVQFANKTPFDLGQSIDAFRKLRNLGLSATEERLTSFGNTAAAMGKSLNQMIEAVADASTGEFERLKEFGIKSKTEGDKVKFTFQGVSTTVGKNSKEITQYLENIGKTAFGGAMAKQMDTLKGAFSNIQDNMQQMLAAIGGGALGQAVKEITKAVANGISVITPFMASIGNFVGGIISGVGSILNGLGQVFSGIGQASALQNLLDGLTVTFNLLGQGTQVFGSVVGATFGAIGTIAGNVRGFIGEQFGDLLKWMGISFDQGGRSWANSIVGILRAGKYVASSLPQIFAAVIADIGDMFAGLGKSIAMMWNAKSLADLSKALSTAGSAVANTGSRTRKVVGSISDKAGSIYGDEKGADASISRILGRTTVKPRLDAGTDGKPDPASNKDKKDKEAAEAERRAKREKEFWDALKGEVETAKRLPLAAEDYRKQLELQKILGHELNALDIASIGLLMQKARTAKFITTALDDHNKRSAELANQESQLRAKLLGATDEQLALEKTIADFRLNAQRQGVDLQSAGYKAAEAQLRIDEQRAQVLEKQNASLARGLDVARQYSPAFARQQEIAGLGKSRQDLDTLWNGGNNGGKLTQAQYQEAVDALRKAGVEVANRWKDEFGARIDQIGEQFGGVMGQAISKFGKLVQALNAAAQGDWTKAGPLGSIIGLLGKNAAGKDTAFGTGAQSGAAKMLDSLFKSDTWAKPFKSMSDGFSDLKSVFTGNNGGFMQALGKVAGTAAAGAQIGSLTNSVLGAVGIKLNGTGSQIGGALGSAFGPLGSVLGSIGGGIIGNLFSSAPRGKAIITSGKDAQISGNKASVREALTGTAGSIQTGLQNIATQLGGDLGNFMVSIGKYKDSYRVSSTGSSNVDGKKTSRISGLLYDGKDEAQAITIAIKDAILDGAITGLSDLMNKALKAYAGNVDKAVNTALQMKSFEDDYKALTDPIRAAVDGITTPLAALRKSMVEVGATTADLTKLDEYRAKKLDAVLKDQVSGFQNLLDSLNGDGGGVTALTQLTQNLAKLDSFKADVAAGKTIDQDAFTSLAEKIMGNAGNVYGTNTTEFQDIVGTLKGLTTGAITNATTAFNAAAGADGTTKAITDQTNAVTATIGISNDYLRVIANAVSSGALTQNQGAAMSSSATYSKDGRVNQAF is encoded by the coding sequence ATGAGCGACGCAACAGCACAGATTAGAATTGATATTGTCGCCAATGGTGCGGAGACTGGTGCAAACCGCGTCAACCGGGCTCTGGATAGCATCGGCGGCAAGACCCGCTCTATCGGTGCAGCCAACGACAATCTAAAGGGCACATTCGACCGCCTCGGCTCCAGCATGAACAGCGCAGCCGGTCACGGCGGCGCGCTCGGCAAGGTCTTCGAAGAGATCGGTAGCAAGTCCGCTGGCGCAATCCCCGGCGTCGGCAATCTCCTCAACACCCTTTCCCGCATGGGTCCACAAGCCGCCATCATCGGCGGCATTGCGCTCGCGATCGGTGCCATTGGCGTCGCGGCTATCGACGCTGCATCCCAGACACAACAGTGGATGGCGCAGCTGGAGACAGCGACCAAGAGCACAACGAAGGCGCAGGAAAGCTACGCCGCACTCGTGCAGTTCGCCAACAAGACCCCCTTCGACCTTGGCCAATCCATCGACGCATTCCGCAAGCTCCGCAACCTGGGCCTCTCTGCCACCGAGGAACGACTGACCTCGTTCGGCAACACCGCTGCCGCGATGGGCAAAAGCCTGAACCAGATGATCGAAGCCGTCGCGGACGCTTCAACGGGCGAGTTCGAACGCCTCAAGGAGTTCGGCATCAAGTCCAAGACCGAGGGTGATAAGGTCAAGTTCACCTTCCAGGGTGTCAGCACCACGGTTGGCAAAAACAGCAAGGAAATCACTCAGTACCTGGAGAACATCGGCAAGACCGCGTTCGGCGGCGCGATGGCCAAGCAGATGGACACCCTCAAGGGTGCCTTCTCCAATATCCAGGACAACATGCAGCAGATGCTTGCCGCCATCGGTGGTGGCGCACTCGGTCAGGCTGTAAAGGAAATCACCAAGGCCGTCGCCAACGGCATCAGCGTCATTACTCCCTTCATGGCGTCCATCGGCAATTTCGTGGGCGGCATTATTTCGGGCGTGGGCTCGATCCTCAACGGGCTTGGCCAGGTCTTTTCGGGCATCGGTCAGGCGTCCGCGCTCCAGAACCTGCTTGATGGGCTAACCGTCACGTTCAACCTGCTCGGCCAGGGCACACAGGTGTTCGGCTCGGTTGTCGGTGCCACGTTCGGTGCAATCGGCACCATCGCGGGCAACGTGCGCGGCTTTATCGGCGAACAGTTCGGCGATCTGCTGAAATGGATGGGCATCAGCTTCGACCAGGGCGGCCGCAGCTGGGCAAACAGCATCGTCGGCATTCTGCGCGCGGGCAAATACGTTGCGTCGTCCCTGCCCCAGATTTTCGCGGCAGTGATCGCGGACATTGGCGACATGTTCGCCGGTCTGGGCAAGTCCATCGCGATGATGTGGAATGCCAAGTCGCTGGCCGACTTGAGCAAGGCGCTCAGCACCGCCGGCAGCGCCGTAGCGAACACGGGCTCTCGCACGCGCAAGGTTGTCGGCTCGATCTCGGACAAGGCTGGTTCGATCTACGGCGACGAGAAGGGCGCAGATGCTTCGATCAGTAGAATTCTCGGTCGCACCACCGTCAAGCCAAGACTGGACGCGGGCACCGATGGGAAGCCCGATCCGGCGAGCAACAAGGACAAAAAAGACAAGGAAGCTGCCGAAGCCGAACGCCGCGCCAAGCGCGAGAAGGAATTCTGGGACGCTCTCAAGGGCGAAGTGGAAACCGCCAAGCGCCTGCCACTGGCGGCGGAGGATTACCGCAAACAGCTAGAGCTTCAAAAGATCCTCGGCCATGAACTGAATGCGCTCGATATCGCATCCATCGGCCTCCTGATGCAGAAGGCTCGCACCGCAAAGTTCATTACCACTGCGCTGGACGATCACAACAAGCGCAGTGCGGAATTGGCCAACCAGGAATCGCAGCTTCGTGCCAAGCTGCTGGGTGCTACCGACGAGCAGCTGGCGCTAGAGAAGACCATCGCGGATTTCCGACTAAACGCGCAGCGCCAGGGCGTGGACCTCCAGAGTGCTGGCTACAAGGCAGCAGAGGCGCAGCTTCGTATTGATGAGCAGCGCGCACAAGTATTGGAGAAGCAGAACGCTTCGCTTGCACGCGGCCTGGACGTGGCACGCCAGTACAGCCCCGCATTCGCACGCCAGCAGGAAATTGCTGGTCTCGGCAAGAGCCGTCAGGATTTGGACACGCTGTGGAACGGCGGCAACAATGGCGGCAAGCTCACGCAGGCGCAGTACCAGGAAGCCGTTGACGCACTCCGCAAGGCCGGTGTCGAGGTTGCCAACCGCTGGAAGGACGAGTTCGGCGCTCGCATCGACCAGATTGGCGAGCAGTTCGGCGGCGTCATGGGTCAGGCCATCAGCAAGTTTGGCAAGCTGGTCCAGGCCCTCAACGCGGCAGCACAGGGCGATTGGACCAAGGCTGGTCCGCTGGGCTCGATCATCGGCCTCCTCGGCAAGAACGCAGCCGGTAAGGACACCGCATTCGGAACCGGCGCGCAGAGTGGCGCGGCGAAGATGCTGGACAGCCTCTTCAAGTCGGACACCTGGGCCAAGCCGTTCAAGTCCATGAGTGACGGCTTCTCGGATCTCAAGAGCGTGTTCACCGGCAACAACGGCGGCTTCATGCAGGCGCTGGGCAAGGTTGCCGGTACGGCAGCAGCTGGCGCACAGATTGGCTCGCTGACCAACAGCGTGCTCGGTGCGGTCGGCATCAAGCTCAACGGCACCGGCTCGCAGATTGGTGGCGCACTCGGCAGCGCGTTCGGTCCCCTGGGCTCCGTGCTGGGCAGCATCGGCGGCGGCATCATCGGCAACCTCTTCTCCAGCGCGCCGCGCGGCAAGGCGATCATCACCAGCGGCAAGGATGCGCAGATCAGCGGCAACAAGGCGAGCGTGCGTGAGGCGCTCACCGGCACGGCGGGCTCCATCCAGACCGGCTTGCAGAACATCGCTACCCAGCTGGGTGGCGACCTGGGCAACTTCATGGTGTCCATCGGCAAGTACAAGGACAGCTATCGCGTTTCTTCGACCGGCTCCAGCAACGTCGATGGCAAGAAGACCAGCCGCATCAGCGGTCTGCTCTATGATGGCAAGGACGAAGCACAGGCTATCACGATTGCGATCAAGGATGCGATCCTAGATGGCGCTATCACGGGTCTAAGCGACCTGATGAACAAGGCGCTCAAAGCCTACGCGGGCAACGTCGATAAGGCCGTTAACACCGCGCTCCAGATGAAGTCCTTCGAGGACGACTATAAGGCGCTGACCGATCCTATTCGCGCTGCCGTTGATGGCATCACCACGCCGCTGGCCGCGCTGCGAAAAAGCATGGTCGAGGTTGGCGCGACGACTGCCGATCTCACCAAGCTGGACGAGTACCGCGCAAAGAAGCTGGATGCCGTTCTCAAGGATCAGGTGTCCGGTTTCCAGAACCTCTTAGACAGCCTGAACGGCGACGGTGGCGGCGTCACGGCACTGACCCAGCTGACGCAGAACCTCGCCAAGCTGGACAGCTTCAAGGCCGACGTCGCAGCGGGCAAGACCATCGACCAGGACGCCTTCACCTCGCTGGCCGAAAAGATCATGGGCAACGCGGGCAACGTCTACGGCACGAACACCACGGAGTTCCAGGACATCGTTGGCACGCTCAAGGGTCTGACAACCGGCGCGATCACCAATGCGACCACGGCGTTCAACGCGGCAGCAGGCGCGGACGGCACCACGAAGGCGATCACCGATCAGACCAACGCGGTGACGGCGACCATTGGCATTTCCAACGACTATCTGCGCGTGATCGCGAATGCGGTTTCGTCCGGTGCTCTCACGCAGAACCAGGGCGCAGCAATGTCGTCCAGCGCGACGTACTCCAAGGATGGTCGTGTGAATCAGGCTTTTTGA
- a CDS encoding phage tail tube protein yields the protein MPQIINPSDVQYSVLLETVAGTTPTTGSRYLLPVAANQNPIAFSSADVVSNTKRPNGAKNGLQRGPKSGTGTINMPMMFSPVYSQLLEGALRGKFTTTGTKTLKPGTTDSTFSVLQLLKPGAAGSAILSTAKGSAVTKATISAEAGSAVNVAFDFLSSAEDQLQTDSALVPTDVLSTAYEFTGADVNSLNIAGNMTVYWKSLSLEFGQPRNNRYVLGTNVSVGNAPSDQRDVKLTIRVYRDDTWVIDTLLTGQRQAFSFNVGTAGAGYGFFIFGHASIPQTELDSESAYVNIEVSGAYDGTGGGDIYITQL from the coding sequence ATGCCACAGATTATCAATCCATCGGACGTTCAGTACAGCGTCCTGCTGGAGACCGTTGCAGGAACCACTCCTACAACTGGCTCCCGCTACCTACTCCCCGTTGCAGCAAACCAGAACCCGATCGCATTTAGCAGCGCAGACGTTGTATCGAACACCAAGCGTCCGAACGGCGCGAAGAATGGTCTACAGAGAGGTCCAAAATCGGGCACTGGCACCATCAACATGCCAATGATGTTCTCACCGGTATATTCGCAGCTTCTGGAAGGCGCTCTGCGCGGTAAGTTCACCACCACCGGCACCAAGACACTAAAGCCGGGCACTACCGACAGCACATTCTCGGTTCTCCAGCTGCTCAAGCCCGGTGCAGCAGGTTCGGCGATCCTTAGCACCGCGAAGGGCAGCGCAGTGACGAAGGCGACGATTTCGGCAGAGGCTGGCTCGGCCGTCAACGTCGCATTTGATTTCCTCAGTTCAGCAGAGGACCAGCTGCAAACTGACAGCGCATTGGTTCCAACGGACGTTCTTTCGACAGCTTACGAATTCACTGGCGCTGATGTGAACTCGCTGAATATCGCCGGTAACATGACCGTTTATTGGAAGTCACTATCTCTCGAATTTGGCCAGCCACGAAACAACCGCTACGTCCTGGGTACCAACGTCTCGGTTGGCAACGCCCCAAGCGACCAGCGCGATGTGAAGCTGACGATCCGCGTCTACCGCGACGACACTTGGGTGATTGACACCCTACTGACTGGTCAGCGCCAGGCTTTCAGCTTCAACGTTGGCACTGCTGGTGCAGGCTATGGCTTCTTCATTTTTGGCCATGCAAGCATCCCACAGACTGAACTTGATAGCGAAAGCGCGTACGTCAACATCGAAGTAAGCGGTGCCTATGACGGCACTGGCGGCGGCGACATCTACATCACCCAGCTATAA
- a CDS encoding phage tail terminator-like protein yields MIQKDITALTNRLMDNMDAEAIQLLVENQPDQAIDETKVWTRWIVNPNFDETYTLGPNPIYKQRGTATLQIFIPKGLYTGPGNDIRDQFNALFRGWRSADKKVVVENLKSTSSTYKRGDQEFHLINATAFWHSNRKTTDQ; encoded by the coding sequence ATGATCCAGAAAGACATCACCGCGCTGACCAATCGCCTCATGGACAACATGGACGCGGAGGCAATCCAGCTGCTGGTGGAGAACCAGCCCGATCAGGCGATTGACGAGACGAAGGTATGGACGCGCTGGATCGTCAATCCGAACTTTGACGAGACATACACGCTCGGCCCCAACCCCATCTACAAACAGCGCGGTACTGCAACGCTCCAGATCTTCATCCCCAAGGGGCTCTACACCGGGCCGGGCAACGACATTCGCGACCAGTTCAACGCATTGTTCCGTGGCTGGCGCAGCGCGGACAAGAAGGTTGTCGTGGAGAATCTCAAGAGTACGTCCAGCACTTACAAACGTGGCGATCAGGAATTCCATCTCATCAATGCGACGGCATTCTGGCATTCCAATCGAAAGACAACGGACCAATAA
- a CDS encoding major capsid protein, translated as MATTQLLNIIEPKAFDAYARQQTVKKSALITSNVIARMDVMDKHAAAGGAVFEAPHFNPFAWSESNVASDDPSVKSVPANLTAGSQIGRTDYREKDWSVMQLSQSVSGAPILDYAASIVGTYWAHDYQQNVLAKLKGIELTNVASNGGDMVLPLGNDATGAPTAAQSVNFGTILDALQTMGDAMDKLGVIVMHSQVYTNLMKQEQIAFVQPSAVNPFLTYYGKRVIIDDDVPVVQGTNRKTYTTYILGEGAFGYGEASAPNGTEVWRDPAAGNGWGEERLYSRKQLIIHPIGFSCAAAVSAGTKSPTLAQYGVAGAFTRSFERKNVPIAILKTNA; from the coding sequence ATGGCAACCACTCAGCTACTGAACATCATCGAGCCCAAGGCATTTGACGCTTACGCTCGCCAGCAGACTGTGAAGAAGTCTGCCCTTATCACTTCAAACGTAATCGCTCGTATGGACGTAATGGACAAGCACGCCGCCGCTGGTGGCGCTGTGTTCGAAGCTCCTCACTTCAACCCCTTCGCATGGTCGGAGAGCAACGTAGCTTCGGACGATCCTTCGGTTAAATCGGTTCCCGCAAATCTCACCGCTGGTTCGCAGATTGGTCGCACCGATTACCGCGAGAAGGATTGGTCGGTCATGCAGCTGTCACAGTCGGTGTCCGGCGCTCCTATTCTTGACTACGCCGCGAGCATCGTCGGCACCTATTGGGCACATGACTACCAGCAGAACGTCCTCGCTAAGCTGAAGGGCATCGAACTGACCAACGTTGCATCGAATGGCGGCGATATGGTCCTTCCGCTCGGCAACGACGCAACCGGCGCTCCAACAGCTGCTCAGTCGGTCAACTTCGGCACTATCCTTGATGCTCTTCAGACTATGGGCGACGCAATGGACAAGCTCGGCGTCATCGTCATGCACTCGCAGGTTTACACAAACCTGATGAAGCAAGAGCAGATTGCTTTCGTCCAGCCAAGCGCCGTCAACCCATTTCTGACCTACTACGGTAAGCGCGTCATCATTGACGATGACGTCCCAGTTGTGCAGGGAACCAATCGCAAGACCTACACCACATACATTCTCGGTGAGGGTGCATTTGGTTACGGCGAAGCATCGGCACCAAACGGCACCGAAGTGTGGCGTGACCCTGCTGCTGGTAATGGTTGGGGTGAAGAGCGCCTCTACTCGCGTAAGCAGCTCATCATCCACCCAATCGGCTTCAGCTGCGCTGCGGCTGTTTCGGCAGGCACCAAGTCGCCTACCCTGGCGCAGTATGGTGTTGCTGGCGCGTTCACTCGTTCTTTCGAACGCAAGAACGTTCCAATCGCAATCCTCAAGACCAACGCTTAA
- a CDS encoding kinesin: MSHTNENQITDEGGIEELRSELEKVKAKNKELLAEKQKVKQKAQEAQDAADEAAQQAAERGGDLEALKAAHAKELQKLQAKLDAADTDLRTIRVDNEIARALAEGNVRPEMTEAVTALLKTKVQYEGGVATIEGRPIGEFAGEYLGGETGAHFRRASDNSGGGATGNTSTKTNPVAGKEFSLGDYQTLKQTDPAAAAVWATETGNGYLNNI, translated from the coding sequence ATGTCTCATACCAACGAAAACCAGATCACCGACGAAGGTGGCATTGAGGAACTTCGCTCTGAACTTGAGAAGGTGAAGGCGAAGAACAAGGAACTTCTAGCGGAAAAGCAGAAGGTCAAGCAGAAGGCTCAGGAAGCCCAGGATGCAGCCGATGAAGCTGCGCAGCAGGCGGCAGAGCGGGGCGGCGATCTTGAAGCCCTCAAGGCAGCACACGCCAAGGAACTCCAGAAGCTACAGGCAAAGCTAGATGCAGCGGACACCGATCTGCGTACCATCCGCGTGGACAACGAGATTGCCCGCGCTCTCGCGGAGGGCAATGTTCGTCCAGAGATGACCGAGGCAGTGACCGCGCTGCTCAAGACCAAGGTTCAGTACGAAGGTGGCGTCGCCACCATCGAGGGCAGGCCCATTGGCGAGTTCGCTGGCGAGTATCTGGGCGGTGAGACTGGCGCTCACTTCCGCCGCGCAAGCGACAACAGCGGCGGCGGTGCAACTGGCAACACCAGCACCAAGACCAACCCTGTCGCGGGCAAAGAGTTCAGCCTGGGCGACTACCAGACGCTCAAGCAGACGGATCCAGCAGCGGCAGCAGTTTGGGCGACCGAGACCGGCAACGGCTACCTCAACAACATCTAA
- a CDS encoding minor capsid protein, producing the protein MSERIVQLLNSADADILEKIAGRLANIEERGFDIGPKTTTRLQKMLEEVRALNGAIYDQVHDQLSDELTDFAKAEAVFQKGALDASIIASVDTTLPAPAMLRAIVETAPMEGRLLASWTQGMEQGRIDRISQAIRLGLVQGESTDKIVARIRGTKANRYSDGVLDISRRSADAIVRTATTHVSNQAAQHTWKANAHVVKGWQFVSTLDSRTTITCASLSGQVFPIGEGPIPPRHVRCRSISVAVTKSFRELGVNADEASPSERASMDGQVAGETTFASWLRDKGDETQNTILGPTRAQMWRDGKLNLQDFIKKDGTVLTLEQLKARYSSIL; encoded by the coding sequence TTGTCCGAACGTATCGTTCAGCTGCTCAACAGCGCCGACGCGGACATACTGGAGAAGATTGCCGGTCGCCTCGCCAACATCGAGGAACGCGGCTTCGACATTGGGCCGAAGACCACCACGCGCCTGCAAAAGATGCTGGAGGAGGTCCGCGCACTTAATGGCGCGATCTACGATCAGGTTCACGACCAGCTGAGCGACGAGCTTACCGACTTCGCGAAGGCCGAAGCGGTCTTCCAAAAAGGCGCGCTCGATGCGTCGATCATCGCGAGCGTGGATACCACCCTCCCCGCTCCGGCGATGCTCCGCGCGATCGTGGAGACAGCGCCCATGGAAGGGCGGCTCCTGGCCAGCTGGACGCAGGGCATGGAGCAAGGTCGCATCGACCGAATTAGCCAGGCCATCCGACTTGGGCTCGTGCAGGGCGAGAGCACGGACAAGATCGTTGCGCGCATTCGTGGCACCAAGGCCAACCGCTATTCCGATGGCGTGCTCGACATCAGCCGTCGCTCGGCGGATGCCATCGTGCGCACCGCAACCACCCATGTGAGCAATCAGGCAGCGCAGCACACCTGGAAGGCGAACGCGCATGTCGTGAAGGGCTGGCAGTTCGTCAGCACCCTGGACAGCCGCACGACGATCACCTGTGCATCGCTATCCGGTCAGGTCTTCCCCATTGGCGAAGGCCCGATCCCACCGCGCCACGTCCGTTGCCGCTCGATCAGCGTGGCGGTCACCAAGAGCTTTCGCGAGCTTGGGGTTAATGCCGACGAGGCAAGCCCATCCGAACGTGCGAGCATGGACGGCCAGGTTGCCGGTGAGACGACCTTCGCCAGCTGGCTGCGCGACAAGGGCGACGAGACGCAAAACACGATCTTGGGTCCGACCCGCGCGCAGATGTGGCGAGACGGCAAACTGAACCTACAGGACTTCATCAAGAAGGATGGAACAGTCCTCACTCTGGAGCAGCTGAAAGCTAGATATTCGTCAATCCTTTAA
- a CDS encoding DUF4055 domain-containing protein: MPIEININEPTPAIRAAYARWAKNRAFLDGEEAVKAQGKVYLPAANPEDTDAEYRAHLERTGFLPAASKIAQGLSGLIFRKRAQLNSGSARVQTLSQLITPSGESLDDLAEWVVRETMITNFTGLLVDHPEREAFTGLSAANEIEKGYRPRIAGYSGETILEVTPGLVRNSRQIVRVRLLENDGAAVRELMLNDGVYQVRLWTRTDGGFAPGPVKTPTRNGAPLSEIPFVLVSTSDKLVPTPSILQHSVDLNLQHYRVEGLLTSVLYFLSAPIPVVRGLKPQTDDAGKEIPIKLNVAPGAAWIFPEPDTVAEYLEFKGQGASVIENKLKNIKDELSTIGHSILAPEKPAPEAAETQMLRRAAENATLAGFTRTISRKLEKVLRQFALWADPTNADLTYSLNTDFLPQQMTPQEMTALMGMWQAGAITHETLLFALRDGEILSPALDIEGEIERTKMEAADRPTVL, translated from the coding sequence GTGCCTATCGAAATCAACATCAACGAGCCTACCCCAGCTATTCGTGCAGCATACGCCCGCTGGGCAAAGAACCGCGCATTCCTGGATGGCGAAGAAGCTGTCAAAGCGCAGGGCAAAGTCTACCTTCCAGCCGCGAACCCCGAGGACACCGACGCGGAGTATCGCGCCCATCTGGAGCGCACCGGCTTTCTGCCCGCCGCGAGCAAGATCGCGCAGGGCCTTTCCGGTCTGATCTTCCGCAAGCGTGCGCAGCTGAACAGCGGGAGCGCCCGCGTGCAGACCCTCTCCCAGCTGATCACCCCCAGCGGCGAGAGCCTGGACGATCTAGCGGAGTGGGTGGTCCGCGAAACCATGATCACCAATTTCACCGGCTTGCTGGTCGATCATCCCGAGCGCGAGGCGTTCACCGGACTGAGCGCCGCCAACGAAATCGAGAAGGGCTATCGTCCGCGCATTGCGGGATATTCCGGTGAGACGATCCTGGAAGTCACCCCCGGCCTCGTTCGCAACAGCCGTCAGATTGTTCGCGTGCGCCTGCTCGAAAATGACGGTGCAGCGGTTCGCGAACTCATGCTCAATGATGGCGTCTATCAGGTTCGCCTTTGGACGCGCACCGATGGTGGATTTGCTCCCGGCCCGGTGAAGACGCCAACCCGGAATGGCGCTCCGCTCTCCGAGATTCCTTTCGTGCTGGTCAGCACTTCCGACAAGCTCGTCCCTACCCCGTCGATCCTCCAGCACTCAGTGGACCTGAACCTCCAGCACTACCGCGTGGAAGGCTTGCTCACGAGCGTCCTGTATTTCCTTTCCGCTCCAATCCCCGTTGTCCGCGGCCTCAAGCCCCAGACCGACGACGCAGGCAAAGAGATTCCCATCAAGCTCAACGTTGCACCCGGCGCCGCATGGATCTTCCCGGAGCCGGATACGGTCGCGGAATACCTGGAGTTCAAGGGCCAGGGCGCGTCGGTCATCGAAAACAAGCTCAAGAACATCAAGGACGAGCTATCCACCATCGGTCACTCGATCCTTGCACCGGAAAAGCCCGCACCGGAGGCAGCAGAAACGCAGATGCTGCGCCGTGCAGCAGAGAACGCAACGCTCGCCGGCTTCACGCGCACGATCTCGCGCAAGCTGGAAAAGGTGCTGCGCCAGTTCGCGCTATGGGCTGATCCCACAAATGCGGACCTGACCTACAGCCTGAACACCGACTTCCTCCCGCAGCAGATGACGCCGCAGGAAATGACTGCGCTCATGGGCATGTGGCAGGCCGGTGCCATCACGCACGAAACGCTGCTCTTTGCGCTGCGCGATGGTGAAATCCTCTCCCCAGCCTTGGACATCGAAGGCGAAATCGAGCGCACCAAGATGGAAGCGGCCGACCGCCCAACGGTGCTCTAA
- a CDS encoding phage terminase large subunit, translating to MQSTKPLQGIRHDISKRNPDQVRAHKIVTSPDYKFFLAYGGSGGGKSFYWMDVIIERANRAPNSRHAIFRLTRNSCEKTLFDKTLHEVLDKAWPGLKNQLQISQSTMTVTFANGSKLFFDGLDENRMTKVLGDEFNTIWINECNEDGLSYQQVSTLLSRLRARNETDDGKILKNKMFFDCNPRFYSDWEYKAFITKVNPEDGDALHNADQWIAFKMEAEANKANLHEDYIESLMAGSAASRRRYVTGEWSDENQNALFTEAMFRDNRIPKPATVAEPSEVLAMLRELDINLQRVTIACDPAVTADPKSDLTGITVQGITSDGHVYVLDDLSDRYTPDAACKAIEEAFRAWGASRIIMEKNQGGLWLDATLRKHFPAAPLKFVSANATTGGKASRAEPVSAQYERGVVHHVGTLKELEQQMCDFGSPASRRKSPDRMDAVVWGITELLDLAHEQKRTAGYTPIRTARLR from the coding sequence ATGCAGTCTACAAAGCCGCTACAAGGCATCCGTCACGATATCAGCAAGCGCAACCCGGATCAGGTTCGAGCGCACAAGATCGTCACCAGTCCAGATTACAAGTTCTTCCTGGCTTATGGCGGTTCTGGTGGTGGCAAGAGCTTCTACTGGATGGACGTGATTATCGAGCGTGCCAATCGTGCGCCAAACTCACGCCATGCCATTTTCCGTCTTACACGCAACTCCTGCGAGAAGACTCTCTTCGACAAAACACTCCACGAGGTTTTGGATAAGGCTTGGCCCGGGCTAAAGAACCAGCTGCAAATCAGCCAATCCACCATGACGGTGACGTTCGCCAATGGCTCCAAGCTGTTCTTCGATGGCTTGGACGAGAACCGCATGACGAAGGTTCTTGGTGACGAATTTAACACCATCTGGATCAACGAGTGCAACGAGGATGGTCTATCATACCAGCAGGTTTCCACTCTGCTTTCTCGTTTGCGCGCCAGGAATGAGACCGACGACGGGAAAATCCTCAAGAACAAAATGTTCTTCGACTGCAACCCGCGCTTCTACAGCGATTGGGAGTACAAGGCGTTCATCACCAAGGTGAACCCCGAGGACGGTGACGCACTCCACAACGCGGACCAGTGGATCGCGTTCAAGATGGAGGCGGAAGCCAACAAGGCCAATCTCCACGAAGACTACATCGAGAGCTTGATGGCCGGTAGCGCGGCAAGCCGTCGTCGCTATGTCACGGGTGAGTGGTCCGACGAAAACCAGAACGCGCTCTTCACCGAGGCGATGTTCAGGGACAACCGCATTCCCAAGCCCGCCACTGTCGCAGAACCCTCCGAGGTGCTGGCGATGTTGCGCGAGCTAGACATCAATCTCCAGCGCGTCACCATCGCCTGCGATCCAGCCGTTACCGCCGATCCCAAGAGCGACCTCACCGGCATCACCGTTCAGGGCATCACCAGCGATGGGCATGTCTACGTCCTGGACGATCTATCCGACCGCTACACGCCGGATGCAGCTTGCAAGGCCATCGAAGAGGCGTTCCGCGCCTGGGGGGCAAGCCGCATCATCATGGAGAAGAACCAGGGCGGCTTGTGGCTGGACGCGACCCTGCGGAAGCATTTCCCGGCTGCGCCTCTCAAATTCGTCTCCGCTAATGCGACCACTGGCGGCAAGGCTTCTCGCGCAGAGCCGGTATCCGCTCAGTACGAGCGCGGCGTTGTTCATCACGTTGGAACGCTCAAGGAGCTGGAGCAGCAGATGTGCGACTTCGGCAGTCCGGCGAGCCGCCGCAAGTCCCCAGACCGCATGGACGCGGTTGTATGGGGCATCACTGAATTGCTCGACCTCGCACATGAGCAAAAGCGGACAGCGGGCTACACCCCGATCAGAACTGCCAGATTGCGCTAA